From a region of the Pontixanthobacter gangjinensis genome:
- a CDS encoding superoxide dismutase, translating to MAFELPALPYADTALAPAVSAETLSFHHGKHHKAYIDKTNAAIEGTDHANASLEEVIAASRGSNQGLFNNSAQSWNHAFYWHSMAAESGAASDELTAMINDAFGSLDELKTKLADRGAGHFASGWVWLAEKDGKLSIEETHDGDTLADSGFNPLLTVDVWEHAYYLDHQNARPAYLKAVIETKLNWAFASENLARGTTWTF from the coding sequence ATGGCTTTTGAACTCCCCGCACTCCCATATGCAGACACCGCACTTGCTCCAGCCGTTTCGGCGGAAACATTGTCATTCCATCACGGCAAGCATCACAAAGCCTATATCGACAAGACAAACGCTGCGATCGAAGGCACCGATCATGCCAATGCCTCGCTTGAAGAAGTGATTGCGGCATCGCGCGGTTCAAACCAGGGCCTGTTCAACAATTCAGCGCAAAGCTGGAACCACGCATTTTACTGGCATTCGATGGCAGCAGAAAGCGGCGCGGCATCTGACGAACTGACTGCGATGATCAACGACGCCTTTGGTTCGTTGGATGAGCTTAAAACGAAGCTTGCCGATCGCGGCGCCGGCCACTTTGCCAGCGGCTGGGTCTGGCTTGCAGAAAAAGACGGCAAACTGTCAATCGAAGAGACGCATGATGGCGATACGCTGGCTGATAGCGGCTTTAACCCGCTGCTGACCGTCGATGTGTGGGAGCACGCATATTATCTGGACCACCAAAATGCGCGCCCTGCATATTTGAAAGCTGTAATTGAAACCAAGCTGAACTGGGCGTTTGCCTCGGAAAATCTGGCTCGCGGAACGACTTGGACCTTCTAA
- a CDS encoding AI-2E family transporter — protein sequence METPSQDSESTPESIQSSNAGQRLAFAQQELRLISALVLLIGMGLFLALPFVLSIGSVVFLPLTTAIVLTIILSPLADKLASWGIPNVLASLIALLTLFAVLLLALALILQPAVDLFDSAPAMAAKVGERFSEFQKEFAWLALANEQLSKLMGQSGAREVVLASPSVIQQVAFATPSLLIEVLLTFLMTFFMIESRVRLRRHLLFDRASFGTSIKAARVMREVQDRVAAYILTVAWINGCVGIVVALGAWALGVEAPIMWGGLAALLNFLPYIGPLLMTALLSLFGLGTADTLLLGLIPAAAYLGMHTVEANVVTPSILGARFTMSPVMILIALSYFSWIWGVFGALLSVPILLMLTAFFDHVGRPNLVGFVFGEPLFPADRIGLSSGEGSSDEPAA from the coding sequence GCTAGTTTTGTTGATCGGCATGGGTCTTTTCCTCGCCCTGCCTTTTGTCTTGTCAATCGGATCGGTGGTCTTTCTGCCGCTGACTACAGCGATAGTGCTGACGATCATCCTGTCGCCGTTGGCGGACAAGCTAGCCAGTTGGGGAATCCCTAACGTTTTGGCATCCTTGATTGCATTGTTGACTTTGTTCGCGGTGTTATTGCTGGCACTTGCGTTGATTTTGCAACCTGCGGTTGATTTGTTTGATAGCGCACCCGCTATGGCCGCAAAGGTTGGGGAGCGGTTCTCGGAGTTTCAGAAGGAATTTGCCTGGCTGGCTCTAGCGAACGAGCAATTATCCAAATTGATGGGGCAATCAGGCGCACGCGAAGTTGTGCTGGCCAGCCCATCTGTCATCCAGCAAGTGGCCTTTGCCACGCCGAGCCTGCTGATCGAAGTGTTGTTGACCTTCTTGATGACCTTTTTCATGATTGAATCGCGGGTCAGGCTGAGGCGCCATTTGTTATTCGACCGGGCATCATTTGGAACCAGCATCAAGGCCGCTCGGGTAATGCGCGAAGTTCAGGACCGCGTTGCTGCTTATATTTTGACAGTGGCTTGGATCAACGGCTGTGTCGGAATCGTCGTGGCGCTGGGCGCTTGGGCGCTGGGAGTAGAGGCACCGATCATGTGGGGCGGCCTCGCTGCCTTGCTCAACTTTCTGCCCTATATCGGACCGCTGCTAATGACCGCGCTGCTATCCTTGTTTGGCCTCGGCACCGCAGACACCCTGCTGCTTGGTCTAATTCCTGCGGCTGCTTATCTGGGTATGCACACAGTAGAAGCGAACGTAGTCACTCCGTCGATTTTGGGGGCTCGTTTTACCATGAGTCCAGTGATGATTTTGATAGCTCTCAGCTATTTCTCATGGATTTGGGGCGTTTTCGGCGCGCTGCTGTCGGTGCCGATATTGCTAATGCTGACCGCGTTCTTTGACCACGTGGGACGCCCAAATCTTGTCGGGTTTGTCTTTGGCGAGCCGTTGTTTCCAGCCGATCGGATTGGACTAAGTAGCGGAGAAGGTTCTTCAGACGAACCAGCAGCATAG